The proteins below come from a single Roseiconus lacunae genomic window:
- a CDS encoding protein kinase domain-containing protein codes for MDAPPEEPFVDPSGETPIRPAREGETRMSNALETNMTSPLELGQRFGDFEIRELLGRGKAGFVYSALDLLSKRRCALKLLCRMSSHDLYRNKLGFRRMSPFRHPALMRTDRIEVIDKYTVLTMEEIEGETLYTFARRLRNLPRQVAYQKLHSLLHDYASGLAVMHFGGLVHRDLKPTNLMVRGNGNGVIVDYGLVANCDPETDPSGLRPYIAGTPRYFSPEALWEQSYTPAGDVFSLGLVMLDCLNEVAKNDQWLRRGEFADWVRDEDEQTIASAVSEMDEEIPPVLRMAIAGMLSADRSRRPSSLEIVSMTKTGDDPIRLMTTHHLFGRDQELEQCKEFIRDIYRGKTGRLHVYGVAGAGKTRLLDEIERQLRQSQWGQVFRVRCRSREKQNLQVIDQLADQVAQRYSQRDRERITLDSVSASILKKSFPQLKHVIVEDLYEIPASFDGQPQRLDALTAAKRLSRELRKVGPLFIIIDDIQWSDHDSHTMWDALLADTHGSLAIITSSRDAETQLRYPADLRLHLGPLPKDAAISFLQTAATRWGANINAAGLQELVGLSKCNAFRLHELAEEFRPGGMLHRVEASCDASISNLGDVDRFWRDRFDSLTDAAKSILAFIVAANEPVSIAELAKLTGLGEQVDISVFELVRQRLAIDDSSGTECVTVVHDKIAEGLIENLDPDEMRRAHLAWAELLKKHNRPRDFAARIAGHLYSAKQDGAALPFAILAAENADRAFMKADAAVWHERVLEQVAGKARLKHLRDAARCFEEADLPERAAPYYEILADTATDDNQRRRYKATATRLLVRSGRLDIARPLIENLSEELAILPRHAIAMAKCRSDLQQLNEQLARIDVESLRRLVLADAEHDRPDDVTTAMYFCSDATRSMVFLDFQGTIQLMAHGANLALTSGTDADRLHYGIRAQIWSGLLAGGEANMLAASRKYLETLARRLESVPPGRTTGDVWSGLAFLNLVSMRWKGVPKAVDCCMTDFGNDLRRLSFESTHTRWLKLWADWHLGQWDSLRSNANDMAEDADRRNDNYQRFVATSGFAGNGFLVNNNLQRLKQFGGDNCRIVSDTGNTELLHLFQWIHQAQVGLYEGRFGEASKIVRMMRRKLGQTPIRRITILQVVADYLLCLTSLHQRQHHLSIREAGAPAAAEPSSELAVIRGAIRRLNQQPFAFSQMLGALMRGVERRMAGRSKSAAKAFSIAAELASKQSLMPYQLAAEDGLMSLHPDAEYDSLRQLMVTRGIECPDQLERLYTVGWPTPIDH; via the coding sequence ATGGACGCCCCTCCAGAAGAACCGTTCGTGGACCCATCTGGTGAAACGCCAATCCGCCCGGCGCGGGAAGGCGAAACGAGAATGTCCAATGCGCTAGAAACCAACATGACGTCGCCGCTGGAGCTCGGGCAACGTTTTGGTGATTTCGAAATCCGCGAACTTCTCGGACGCGGCAAGGCTGGCTTTGTTTATTCGGCGCTCGACCTGCTGTCCAAGCGACGTTGTGCATTGAAGTTGCTTTGCCGCATGTCGTCTCACGACTTGTACAGGAACAAGCTGGGCTTTCGGCGGATGTCGCCCTTTCGTCATCCCGCTTTGATGCGAACAGATCGCATCGAAGTCATCGACAAGTACACCGTCTTGACGATGGAGGAGATCGAAGGGGAGACGCTTTATACGTTTGCCCGTCGACTACGAAATCTCCCACGGCAGGTCGCTTATCAAAAACTGCATTCGCTATTACACGATTATGCGTCCGGTTTGGCGGTGATGCATTTCGGTGGGTTAGTTCACAGAGACCTAAAGCCCACAAATCTGATGGTACGCGGCAACGGCAACGGTGTGATTGTTGACTATGGATTGGTCGCCAATTGTGATCCCGAAACCGACCCTTCAGGTTTGCGTCCCTATATTGCCGGAACGCCGCGTTATTTTTCTCCCGAAGCACTTTGGGAGCAGAGTTATACGCCTGCCGGCGATGTGTTCAGCCTTGGGCTGGTGATGCTGGATTGCTTGAACGAGGTTGCCAAGAACGACCAATGGCTTCGCCGCGGCGAGTTTGCCGATTGGGTCCGCGATGAAGATGAGCAGACGATCGCGTCCGCCGTTTCGGAAATGGATGAAGAGATACCGCCGGTCTTACGCATGGCGATCGCCGGTATGTTGTCCGCTGATCGATCTCGTCGACCGTCATCACTGGAAATCGTTTCGATGACCAAGACCGGCGATGACCCCATTCGATTGATGACCACTCATCATCTGTTCGGACGTGACCAGGAACTTGAGCAGTGCAAAGAGTTCATTCGCGATATCTATCGTGGCAAGACCGGCCGGTTGCACGTCTATGGTGTCGCCGGAGCCGGGAAGACTCGACTGCTAGATGAGATCGAACGACAGCTTCGTCAGAGTCAGTGGGGGCAGGTGTTCCGTGTCCGCTGTCGCTCTCGCGAGAAGCAAAACTTGCAAGTGATTGACCAATTGGCCGATCAAGTTGCCCAACGCTACTCCCAACGCGATCGAGAACGGATCACGCTCGATTCGGTCAGTGCCTCGATCCTTAAAAAATCGTTCCCGCAGCTCAAGCATGTGATCGTCGAAGATCTCTACGAGATTCCGGCTTCGTTTGACGGGCAACCGCAGCGCTTGGATGCGTTGACAGCTGCGAAACGCTTAAGCCGCGAATTGAGGAAGGTAGGTCCGCTTTTTATCATCATTGACGACATTCAATGGTCGGACCACGACAGCCATACGATGTGGGACGCGCTGCTTGCCGATACGCACGGATCGTTAGCGATCATCACATCGTCACGGGACGCCGAGACTCAGCTTCGCTACCCGGCCGACCTTCGATTGCATTTGGGGCCGCTTCCTAAAGATGCGGCGATTTCGTTTCTGCAGACCGCCGCGACGCGTTGGGGCGCCAACATCAACGCCGCGGGACTGCAAGAGCTGGTCGGTTTGTCCAAATGCAATGCGTTTCGCCTGCACGAATTGGCCGAAGAATTTCGCCCGGGGGGAATGCTGCACCGCGTCGAAGCGTCGTGTGATGCGTCGATTTCAAACCTCGGCGACGTGGATCGATTCTGGCGAGATCGCTTTGATAGCCTGACCGATGCGGCGAAATCGATCCTGGCGTTCATCGTCGCGGCAAACGAACCGGTTTCGATTGCCGAGCTAGCCAAGTTGACGGGGCTGGGCGAGCAGGTCGACATCTCGGTGTTCGAACTGGTTCGGCAGCGTTTGGCGATCGATGATTCATCGGGGACGGAATGTGTAACCGTGGTTCACGACAAGATAGCCGAAGGCTTGATCGAGAACTTAGACCCCGATGAAATGCGACGTGCGCATTTGGCCTGGGCCGAATTACTGAAGAAACACAATCGCCCACGCGACTTTGCCGCCCGCATTGCCGGTCATTTGTACTCGGCCAAGCAAGACGGGGCCGCGCTGCCATTTGCCATCTTAGCTGCCGAAAACGCCGACCGGGCGTTCATGAAAGCCGACGCCGCGGTTTGGCATGAACGTGTTCTTGAACAAGTTGCCGGTAAAGCCCGGCTAAAACACCTGCGAGACGCGGCGAGGTGTTTTGAAGAAGCTGATCTTCCTGAGCGGGCCGCACCGTATTACGAAATTTTGGCCGACACGGCGACCGACGACAATCAACGACGTCGCTACAAAGCCACCGCCACTCGGTTGCTCGTCCGCAGCGGACGGTTGGATATCGCACGTCCGTTAATCGAAAACCTTTCCGAGGAACTGGCGATCTTGCCGAGGCATGCCATTGCGATGGCGAAGTGTCGATCAGATCTGCAGCAACTTAACGAACAACTCGCTCGGATTGACGTCGAATCACTGCGTCGGCTTGTCCTCGCCGATGCCGAGCACGACCGGCCGGATGATGTCACCACCGCTATGTACTTTTGCAGTGACGCGACCCGATCGATGGTGTTTTTGGATTTTCAAGGGACGATTCAGTTGATGGCCCACGGCGCAAACTTGGCATTGACCAGTGGTACCGATGCCGATCGATTGCACTACGGAATCCGAGCGCAGATCTGGAGCGGATTGCTCGCCGGTGGCGAAGCGAACATGCTGGCCGCTTCACGCAAATATCTTGAAACGCTCGCCAGGCGTCTTGAGTCGGTCCCTCCCGGCCGGACAACCGGCGACGTTTGGTCCGGTCTCGCATTTCTGAATCTTGTTTCGATGCGATGGAAAGGGGTGCCCAAAGCGGTTGACTGTTGCATGACCGATTTTGGGAATGACCTGCGGCGTTTGAGTTTCGAATCGACACATACGCGCTGGCTGAAACTCTGGGCGGACTGGCATTTGGGGCAGTGGGATTCGTTGCGATCCAACGCGAACGATATGGCCGAAGATGCCGATCGCCGCAACGATAACTATCAACGATTTGTCGCGACCTCAGGATTCGCCGGCAACGGATTCTTGGTCAACAACAATCTTCAGCGTCTCAAACAATTCGGTGGTGACAATTGCCGGATCGTCAGCGATACCGGTAACACCGAATTATTGCATCTGTTTCAGTGGATTCATCAAGCTCAAGTTGGCTTGTATGAAGGACGCTTTGGTGAGGCATCGAAGATCGTGCGGATGATGCGTCGTAAGCTTGGCCAAACACCAATTCGCCGGATCACGATCCTGCAGGTCGTCGCCGATTACTTACTGTGTTTGACATCGCTTCATCAGCGACAGCACCATCTTTCGATTCGCGAAGCGGGGGCCCCAGCGGCGGCGGAGCCGTCGAGCGAGCTGGCAGTGATTCGGGGCGCGATTCGCCGTCTTAATCAACAACCCTTTGCGTTTTCACAAATGCTCGGAGCGTTGATGCGTGGTGTCGAGCGGCGGATGGCCGGACGCTCTAAATCGGCCGCGAAGGCGTTTTCCATCGCCGCCGAATTGGCTAGCAAGCAGAGCTTGATGCCGTACCAGCTCGCCGCCGAAGATGGCTTGATGAGTCTGCATCCTGATGCCGAATACGATTCACTGCGGCAATTGA
- a CDS encoding solute:sodium symporter family transporter — protein MTIATFFFFTALVAVATWLITRGGGEATDEGYFLAGRSLTGVFIAGSLLLTNLSTEQLIGLNAAAFDEGLSVMAWEVVAGISLVALALIFLPRYLKSGIATIPQLFQERYGSGVQIATTGIFVVAYMLILLPFVLYLGARGLSGMLQLESRLGLSEIQTLWTVIIFIAIVGGGYAIWGGLKAVAVSDTFNGAGLLIGGLLITYYTLNKVADGGTLFSAFTKIAEHDPDAFRSLGTMQEDVSWPTLFTGVLLLNFFYWSTNQQIIQRTFGAKNLAEGQKGVMLAAFFKICAPLILVVPGIAAAYLVDTDPAFAEVVDGKADKAYGALVASVLPEALGGFFAAVVVGSILSTFNSVLNSSATLFSLDIYKHHLRPEASTREVVITGQLCSFIVGLIAVILAPTLFYGREEIFGFFQKLNGVYFIPILAIMIAGMLHKKADGLSALTTLIVGLVIMAVGTFSGTTLFGSGYHFMAAVFVGLIALQMTLAALGLRRDEPYVQKDVGAVDLTPWRGAPYVGTGLILFAIGVYVFFAI, from the coding sequence ATGACAATTGCGACCTTTTTCTTTTTTACCGCGCTCGTCGCGGTCGCCACTTGGTTGATCACCCGAGGCGGCGGGGAGGCGACCGATGAAGGTTACTTCTTGGCCGGTCGTTCGCTGACGGGAGTTTTCATCGCCGGTTCGCTACTGCTGACCAATCTTTCGACCGAGCAATTGATCGGCTTGAACGCGGCGGCGTTTGACGAAGGGCTATCGGTGATGGCCTGGGAGGTCGTCGCGGGAATTTCGCTGGTTGCGTTGGCGCTGATTTTTCTACCGCGTTACCTGAAATCGGGGATCGCGACGATCCCACAGTTGTTTCAAGAACGTTACGGCAGCGGCGTCCAAATCGCGACGACGGGAATTTTTGTCGTTGCCTATATGCTGATCCTGCTTCCCTTTGTGCTTTATCTAGGGGCAAGAGGTTTGTCGGGGATGTTGCAACTGGAAAGTCGATTGGGGCTTTCGGAAATCCAAACGTTATGGACCGTCATCATCTTTATCGCCATCGTCGGCGGCGGCTACGCGATCTGGGGCGGCCTGAAAGCAGTCGCCGTGTCGGATACATTTAACGGCGCAGGCCTTTTGATCGGTGGTTTGCTAATCACGTACTACACGCTGAACAAGGTTGCCGATGGCGGAACCCTGTTTTCGGCGTTTACAAAAATCGCCGAGCATGATCCCGATGCCTTTCGGTCGCTTGGCACGATGCAAGAAGACGTTTCGTGGCCGACGCTGTTCACCGGCGTCTTGCTTTTGAACTTTTTCTATTGGTCGACGAATCAGCAAATCATCCAGCGAACTTTCGGTGCCAAGAACCTGGCCGAGGGTCAAAAGGGTGTCATGTTGGCTGCATTCTTTAAGATCTGTGCGCCGCTGATCCTTGTCGTTCCCGGCATCGCGGCGGCCTACCTCGTCGACACCGATCCGGCATTTGCAGAGGTCGTCGACGGTAAAGCTGATAAAGCTTATGGGGCATTGGTCGCAAGCGTTTTGCCCGAAGCCCTTGGTGGTTTTTTTGCGGCGGTCGTCGTCGGTTCGATCCTTTCGACGTTTAATTCGGTCCTCAACAGTAGCGCCACATTGTTCTCGCTGGACATCTACAAGCACCATTTGCGTCCCGAGGCGAGCACCCGCGAAGTCGTGATTACCGGTCAATTGTGCAGCTTCATCGTGGGACTGATCGCGGTCATCCTGGCTCCCACGCTGTTCTATGGACGAGAAGAGATCTTCGGTTTCTTTCAAAAACTCAACGGCGTCTACTTCATCCCAATTTTGGCGATCATGATTGCGGGGATGCTGCATAAGAAAGCCGATGGGTTGTCAGCGCTGACGACGCTGATCGTCGGCTTGGTAATCATGGCCGTTGGGACGTTTTCGGGCACGACGCTATTCGGATCCGGATATCACTTCATGGCAGCGGTCTTCGTCGGGCTGATTGCCTTACAAATGACGCTCGCCGCTTTAGGCCTCCGCCGCGATGAACCCTACGTGCAGAAGGACGTCGGTGCGGTTGACTTGACGCCTTGGCGAGGCGCTCCTTATGTCGGCACCGGGTTGATTCTGTTCGCGATTGGCGTGTACGTGTTCTTTGCAATCTGA
- a CDS encoding Gfo/Idh/MocA family protein: protein MSDSICRWGILSSANIARKNWKAIHLSGNGVVSGVSSRNLDRANQFIDECERAAPFAQRPEAFGDHQALIESDQVDAVYVPLPTGLRKSWVIAAANAKKHVLIEKPIADTAEDALEMLQACRDNSVLLMDGVMFDHSKRIGNVRDAVAQGQLGDIRRIQTHFSFTGDKEFQNDNIRTDPVLERHGCLGDLGWYCIRMILWAMDFQAPAQVSGRTIRKLTRDGVDGWVPGEFSGELVFENGPTASFFCSFFSANQQTATISGETGYISLDDYVLPLYDSQTTFELHRHELEIDNCQWNFKRRTDAHRFDEFHSGEANAQEVSMVRTFAQRVIDNDLREDLTRRGILTQQIVDACRRSDEAGGGLLPFGS, encoded by the coding sequence ATGAGTGATTCGATCTGCCGATGGGGAATTTTGTCCTCGGCAAACATTGCCCGAAAAAACTGGAAAGCGATCCATCTCAGCGGAAACGGGGTTGTCAGCGGGGTCTCCAGTCGGAACCTCGATCGAGCCAACCAGTTCATCGACGAGTGCGAGCGGGCCGCGCCGTTTGCGCAGCGTCCCGAAGCCTTCGGTGACCACCAAGCACTGATCGAAAGCGATCAAGTCGACGCCGTCTACGTGCCGCTTCCGACGGGATTGCGAAAGTCTTGGGTGATCGCCGCGGCCAATGCAAAAAAACATGTGCTGATCGAAAAGCCGATTGCCGATACGGCCGAAGATGCCCTCGAAATGCTTCAGGCATGCCGCGACAATTCGGTCCTGTTGATGGACGGTGTGATGTTCGATCACAGCAAGCGGATCGGCAACGTTCGCGACGCCGTTGCCCAGGGACAACTCGGTGATATTCGCCGAATCCAAACGCATTTCTCGTTCACCGGTGACAAGGAATTTCAAAACGACAACATTCGCACCGATCCGGTGCTCGAACGGCACGGTTGCTTGGGTGATCTGGGCTGGTATTGCATCCGAATGATTCTCTGGGCGATGGACTTTCAAGCTCCCGCACAAGTCAGCGGGCGAACCATTCGGAAGCTCACCCGCGACGGCGTCGACGGATGGGTTCCCGGGGAATTCTCCGGTGAACTGGTCTTCGAGAACGGGCCGACGGCATCCTTCTTTTGCTCGTTCTTTAGCGCCAACCAACAAACGGCGACGATTTCCGGTGAGACCGGATACATCTCGCTCGATGATTACGTCTTGCCCCTCTACGACTCGCAAACGACGTTCGAGCTTCATCGGCACGAACTTGAAATTGACAACTGCCAATGGAATTTCAAGCGTCGGACCGACGCACATCGTTTCGATGAATTCCACAGCGGCGAGGCAAACGCGCAAGAGGTTTCGATGGTTCGCACGTTCGCCCAGCGGGTGATCGACAATGACCTTCGCGAAGACCTTACCCGTCGTGGCATCCTGACCCAACAGATCGTAGATGCCTGCCGCCGAAGCGACGAAGCCGGCGGTGGTTTGCTTCCTTTCGGTAGCTAG
- a CDS encoding HD domain-containing phosphohydrolase, whose product MTTTVHPHSPATFHSAQGIPVPEVNAPLVLNPQAQVGRAENVPPGRIMIVDDESINVEVAKRLLGQAGHEDFVTTTDSTLAINLLHTAEPDVVLLDINMPQVDGISILSQIRSVPRFRQLPVLILTANSHSEVKLRCLELGATDFLLKPIDPMELAPRVRNALQSKQYRDTLIKYTQNLEGIVRKRTKQLEDTRRDAIHCLARAAELRDNDTGNHVIRVGRYAGIIARQLELSESFIGDLELAAQLHDVGKIAIPDSILLKPGKLEPEEYEVIQRHVKHGRQIIQPYVGHEADLMRGHVKSGAEILSDENSLMRLAASIAQTHHEKFDGSGYPIGLAGEDIPIEGRITAVADVFDALSSERPYKKAMPREKCFRIMEDGRGSHFDPVVLDAFFRGASEIVRVQVEYAD is encoded by the coding sequence ATGACCACGACGGTGCACCCACACTCCCCCGCTACGTTTCATTCGGCCCAAGGAATCCCCGTTCCCGAGGTCAACGCGCCACTTGTCTTGAACCCACAGGCACAAGTCGGTCGCGCCGAGAACGTGCCGCCGGGGCGGATCATGATCGTTGACGATGAATCGATCAACGTTGAAGTCGCGAAGCGTCTGCTGGGGCAAGCCGGGCATGAAGATTTTGTAACGACGACCGATTCGACGCTGGCAATCAATCTGCTTCACACGGCCGAACCCGATGTCGTCTTGCTGGACATCAACATGCCCCAAGTCGACGGTATCTCGATTCTTTCGCAGATCCGTAGCGTCCCACGATTTCGCCAGTTGCCGGTGCTGATCCTCACCGCCAACAGCCATAGTGAAGTTAAATTGCGATGCCTGGAATTGGGCGCGACTGACTTTTTACTCAAGCCGATCGACCCGATGGAACTCGCACCTCGGGTTCGCAATGCGCTACAAAGCAAGCAGTACCGGGACACCCTGATCAAATACACACAGAACCTCGAGGGCATCGTTCGCAAACGTACGAAGCAACTCGAAGACACTCGGCGCGATGCGATCCACTGCTTGGCACGCGCGGCCGAGTTGAGAGACAACGATACCGGTAACCATGTGATTCGAGTCGGGCGGTATGCCGGCATCATTGCACGCCAGCTCGAGCTCTCGGAAAGCTTCATCGGTGACCTGGAACTCGCCGCGCAGTTGCATGACGTGGGAAAGATCGCAATTCCCGATTCGATCCTGCTCAAGCCGGGAAAGCTCGAACCGGAGGAGTACGAAGTCATCCAGCGACATGTGAAACACGGACGTCAAATCATACAGCCCTACGTCGGACACGAAGCCGACTTGATGCGTGGGCACGTCAAGTCTGGTGCGGAGATCCTTTCCGATGAGAATTCTCTGATGCGGTTGGCTGCCAGTATCGCGCAAACCCATCATGAGAAATTTGACGGATCCGGTTATCCCATCGGGCTGGCCGGCGAAGACATCCCGATCGAAGGACGAATCACGGCGGTGGCCGACGTTTTCGATGCTTTGTCTTCCGAGCGTCCTTACAAGAAAGCGATGCCACGAGAGAAATGCTTCCGGATTATGGAGGACGGTCGGGGCTCGCATTTCGACCCGGTCGTTCTCGACGCCTTCTTTCGTGGGGCTTCGGAAATCGTTCGTGTTCAGGTCGAATACGCCGACTGA
- a CDS encoding sugar phosphate isomerase/epimerase family protein, with protein sequence MKSCITISLVEEARGGPFVLWDGLEESIRFAGELGFDAVEIFAPSIEALKLDRLGGLLDSAGVKLAALGTGAGWVKHRLQLADADAEKRAQAKAFVRSVIDAAGQFGAMAIIGSMQGRSDDQVDPATARGYLAEALEDGGEHARQYNVPLIYEPLNRYETNQCCTVEDGVKLLQSLNTDNVRLLCDLFHMNIEEADIAQGLLIGDKLVGHVHFVDSNRRPVGYGHMQYVPIIDALREIGYDGYLCAEAFPWPDPHEAARQTMRAYRYWTSRK encoded by the coding sequence ATGAAATCATGCATCACTATCTCTCTCGTCGAAGAAGCTCGCGGCGGCCCATTTGTCCTATGGGATGGACTCGAAGAATCGATCCGCTTCGCCGGCGAACTTGGGTTTGACGCGGTCGAGATCTTCGCCCCATCGATCGAAGCATTAAAACTTGACAGGCTTGGCGGATTGCTCGATTCGGCCGGCGTCAAGCTGGCCGCCCTGGGGACCGGGGCGGGATGGGTCAAGCACCGTCTACAACTCGCCGACGCAGACGCCGAAAAGCGCGCGCAAGCCAAAGCGTTTGTCCGCAGCGTGATCGACGCCGCCGGTCAATTCGGCGCGATGGCAATTATTGGGTCGATGCAGGGACGTAGCGATGATCAAGTCGATCCGGCGACCGCGCGCGGCTACTTGGCCGAAGCCCTGGAAGACGGTGGCGAACACGCACGCCAATACAACGTGCCGCTGATCTATGAACCGCTCAATCGATACGAAACCAACCAATGCTGCACCGTCGAAGACGGCGTTAAGTTGCTGCAGTCACTCAACACCGACAATGTGCGACTGCTATGCGATCTGTTCCACATGAACATCGAAGAAGCGGACATCGCACAAGGCCTACTGATCGGTGACAAACTGGTCGGGCACGTTCATTTTGTCGACAGCAACCGACGTCCGGTCGGTTATGGGCACATGCAGTATGTTCCGATCATCGACGCACTGCGAGAGATTGGGTACGACGGCTATCTGTGTGCCGAAGCATTCCCATGGCCGGACCCTCACGAAGCGGCTCGTCAGACGATGCGTGCGTATCGCTACTGGACGTCACGGAAGTAA
- a CDS encoding c-type cytochrome encodes MPRRPFKTLRFLVVMMAMSAATTVTQFAHAKLGVTPPEQFSVPEGFEVQLVYEVPAREQGSWVSLTVDPKGRLVACDQDGSLYRIDVSGEEAKIEALDVEIQSAQGLLFAFDSLYVNVNGRKQSDNGVYRLQDTNGDDRYDSVKHILPLQGGGEHGPHALILSHDGKRIITCGGNMTKLPQDIARSRVPQVWDEDHLLGRMPDARGHASDRMAPGGWVGSFAPDGSDFELIATGFRNEYDIALNRSGDLFSYDADMEWDVGTPWYRPTRINHVVSGAEFGWRNGTGKWPAYYPDSFGAAVNIGPGSPTGICFGYGAKFPAKYQNALFIADWSYGNIHAVHLETDGSTYTGNYETFATAAPLPVTDLVVRPQDGALYFAIGGRKTQSGLYRIVYTGTQSTEPVADQPNESGEAEARFVKLRKRLESFHLGGPKPKAVGLAMKHLGSKDRGVRFAARIALEHQGADAWKDQLDSINGDHARIIAVVALARTGEKADQALALGALEKCDWGKLSDQGKIDLLRAYALVAIRLGEFNDEQRAAVVDKIQGQFPSGNDNLDRELAQMLTYVDAPGATRAIIDAMASAPSQENQIFYALTLRDSAGDWDEGSARDYFGWFSKLQRARGGMSFGGFINNIKNAALEHVDPALKEKLADVINPPKVEEGETEQRALVKNWTIDELLPVVDQSDAPDFANGEKVFAAAQCYKCHRMGIQGGILGPDLTGAGGRFSPKDLLTAIIDPNQVISDQYGATQFLTDEGRIVVGRVVNMSGNKLRVMTNMLDPSALTDVVRESVEETRPAKASMMPAGLLDTFTKEEIVDLIAYLRAGGNKSHSIYRASKD; translated from the coding sequence ATGCCGAGACGGCCTTTCAAAACACTTCGCTTCCTCGTCGTGATGATGGCGATGTCCGCCGCCACGACCGTGACGCAATTTGCACACGCCAAACTGGGAGTGACTCCGCCGGAACAATTTAGCGTTCCGGAGGGCTTCGAAGTCCAACTCGTTTACGAAGTCCCCGCCCGTGAACAAGGTTCCTGGGTAAGCTTGACGGTCGATCCCAAAGGCCGGTTGGTTGCTTGCGACCAAGATGGTTCGCTTTACCGTATCGACGTCTCTGGCGAAGAAGCCAAGATCGAAGCACTCGATGTCGAGATCCAGTCCGCCCAAGGGCTGCTGTTCGCCTTTGATTCGCTGTACGTCAACGTCAACGGTCGCAAGCAAAGTGACAACGGTGTTTACCGATTGCAAGATACCAACGGTGATGACCGGTACGATTCTGTCAAGCACATCCTGCCCCTTCAAGGCGGCGGCGAACACGGTCCACACGCGTTGATCCTTTCGCACGATGGCAAGCGAATCATTACCTGCGGTGGCAACATGACCAAGTTGCCCCAAGACATCGCACGCAGCCGAGTTCCTCAGGTGTGGGACGAAGATCACTTGCTCGGACGTATGCCCGACGCGCGCGGGCATGCCAGCGATCGAATGGCACCCGGCGGATGGGTCGGGTCGTTCGCTCCCGATGGAAGCGACTTCGAATTGATCGCGACCGGCTTCCGCAACGAATACGATATCGCGCTCAATCGATCGGGCGACCTGTTCAGCTACGACGCCGATATGGAATGGGATGTCGGTACACCATGGTATCGCCCCACGCGTATCAACCACGTGGTCAGCGGGGCTGAATTTGGCTGGCGAAATGGCACCGGGAAATGGCCGGCATACTACCCCGACTCATTCGGCGCGGCGGTCAACATCGGGCCGGGATCACCGACAGGAATCTGTTTTGGTTACGGCGCAAAGTTCCCTGCGAAGTATCAAAATGCGTTGTTCATCGCCGACTGGAGCTACGGCAATATTCATGCGGTTCATCTCGAAACCGACGGCAGTACTTACACAGGCAATTACGAAACGTTTGCGACCGCTGCCCCACTGCCCGTGACAGACTTGGTCGTTCGTCCCCAAGATGGCGCGTTGTACTTTGCGATCGGTGGCCGAAAAACGCAAAGCGGTCTATACCGAATTGTGTACACAGGCACACAGTCAACCGAGCCGGTGGCTGACCAGCCGAACGAGTCCGGCGAAGCGGAAGCTCGCTTCGTCAAACTTCGCAAGCGATTGGAGTCGTTTCACCTTGGCGGTCCAAAGCCGAAAGCCGTTGGCTTGGCAATGAAGCATCTTGGGTCGAAAGACCGTGGAGTTCGCTTCGCCGCTCGAATCGCACTTGAGCACCAAGGCGCCGATGCTTGGAAAGACCAGCTTGATTCGATCAATGGAGATCATGCAAGGATTATCGCGGTCGTGGCACTGGCCCGGACGGGTGAAAAAGCAGATCAAGCACTCGCTCTCGGCGCGCTCGAAAAATGTGATTGGGGCAAATTGTCTGACCAGGGCAAGATCGATCTATTGCGAGCGTATGCGCTGGTCGCTATCCGCCTCGGCGAATTTAACGACGAGCAGCGTGCCGCAGTGGTCGACAAGATTCAGGGACAGTTCCCTTCCGGGAATGACAACCTCGATCGTGAACTGGCACAGATGCTGACGTACGTCGATGCTCCCGGCGCGACCCGTGCCATCATCGATGCGATGGCCTCCGCGCCCAGCCAGGAAAACCAAATCTTTTATGCACTGACGTTGCGTGATTCGGCCGGCGACTGGGATGAAGGGTCGGCACGTGACTACTTCGGATGGTTCAGTAAGTTGCAACGCGCTCGTGGCGGTATGTCGTTTGGTGGATTCATCAACAACATCAAGAATGCGGCTTTGGAACACGTCGATCCGGCGTTGAAAGAAAAGCTGGCCGACGTGATCAATCCGCCGAAGGTGGAAGAGGGGGAAACTGAACAGCGGGCGTTGGTCAAAAATTGGACGATTGACGAGCTGCTTCCGGTTGTCGATCAAAGCGATGCACCTGACTTCGCTAACGGCGAGAAAGTGTTCGCGGCCGCTCAGTGTTACAAGTGTCACCGAATGGGAATCCAAGGCGGAATCCTCGGTCCGGACCTCACCGGTGCTGGCGGACGGTTCTCCCCGAAGGATTTACTGACGGCGATCATCGATCCCAATCAGGTGATCAGTGATCAATACGGTGCGACTCAGTTTCTAACCGACGAAGGGCGAATCGTTGTCGGTCGTGTGGTGAACATGAGCGGTAACAAGCTTCGCGTGATGACCAACATGCTTGATCCGTCGGCGCTCACCGACGTCGTTCGTGAGTCTGTCGAGGAGACTCGACCTGCGAAGGCCAGCATGATGCCTGCCGGCTTGTTGGATACCTTCACGAAAGAAGAAATCGTCGACTTGATCGCGTACCTACGCGCCGGCGGAAACAAGTCGCATTCGATCTATCGAGCCTCGAAAGACTAG